In a single window of the Agrobacterium vitis genome:
- the ccoO gene encoding cytochrome-c oxidase, cbb3-type subunit II codes for MSILDKHKIIEKNASLLLLGSLLVVAVGGIVEIAPLFYLQNTIEKVEGMRPYSPLELAGRDIYIREGCYLCHSQMIRPFRDEVERYGHYSLAAESMYDHPFQWGSKRTGPDLARVGDRYSNDWHVQHLSDPRSVVPESIMPKYAFLKETPLKITNVSMDLKVNSEVGVPYTQDMIDNAKADLAAQADPNADTTALLARYPKAKVGDFDGNPAVLSEMDALIAYLQMIGTLVDFTKYDDATGYR; via the coding sequence ATGTCCATTCTCGATAAACATAAGATCATCGAAAAAAATGCCAGCCTGCTGCTTTTGGGTTCGCTGCTGGTGGTTGCGGTGGGCGGTATCGTTGAAATCGCGCCGCTGTTCTACCTGCAAAACACCATCGAAAAGGTGGAGGGCATGCGGCCCTACTCGCCGCTCGAGCTGGCCGGTCGCGACATCTACATCCGCGAAGGCTGTTACCTCTGCCATAGCCAGATGATCCGTCCGTTCCGTGACGAAGTGGAACGTTACGGCCATTACTCCCTGGCGGCGGAATCGATGTACGACCATCCGTTCCAATGGGGTTCCAAGCGCACCGGGCCAGATCTGGCCCGTGTCGGGGATCGCTACTCGAATGACTGGCATGTCCAGCACCTGAGCGATCCACGCTCGGTCGTGCCGGAATCGATCATGCCGAAATATGCGTTCCTGAAAGAGACGCCGCTGAAGATCACCAATGTCTCCATGGACCTGAAGGTCAACAGCGAAGTCGGCGTGCCCTATACTCAGGACATGATCGACAATGCCAAGGCCGATCTGGCCGCCCAGGCAGACCCGAATGCCGATACCACGGCATTGCTGGCCCGCTATCCCAAGGCGAAAGTCGGCGATTTCGACGGCAACCCGGCGGTCCTGTCCGAAATGGACGCGCTGATCGCCTACCTGCAAATGATCGGCACTTTGGTGGACTTCACCAAATATGACGACGCAACCGGCTACCGTTGA
- the ccoN gene encoding cytochrome-c oxidase, cbb3-type subunit I: MNYTFETMVLAILAFAALLGAGFAYDSLFAAHMWVAFFVLLGGTVVMLRHIRFAPAAAGVSSRAAAQPKSEYFDEVIRYGVIATVFWGVIGFLVGLVIALQLAFPDLNFGPWLNFGRLRPLHTSAVIFAFGGNALIITSFYVVQRTCRSRLFGGTLGWFVFWGYNFFIVMAATGYLLGITQGREYAEPEWYVDLWLTVVWVGYLIAFLGTILTRKEPHIYVANWFYLAFIVTIAMLHIVNNLAIPVSFLGVKSYSAFSGVQDALTQWWYGHNAVGFFLTAGFLGMMYYFVPKQAGRPVYSYRLSIIHFWALIFMYIWAGPHHLHYTALPDWAQTLGMVFSIMLWMPSWGGMINGLMTLSGAWDKIRTDPIIRMMVMAIAFYGMSTFEGPMMSIKTVNSLSHYTEWTIGHVHSGALGWVGMITFGAIYYLTPKLWHRDRLYSMRMVNWHFWLATLGIVVYAAVLWVAGIQQGLMWREYDAQGFLVYSFAETVKAMFPYYVMRAVGGGLYLAGSLVMAWNIAMTILGHQRNEAPLAGSAMAPVLQPAE; this comes from the coding sequence ATGAATTATACTTTCGAAACCATGGTTTTGGCCATTCTGGCCTTTGCCGCGCTGCTCGGGGCGGGTTTCGCCTATGACAGCCTGTTTGCCGCCCATATGTGGGTGGCCTTTTTCGTATTGCTGGGCGGCACGGTCGTCATGCTGCGCCATATCCGGTTTGCACCGGCGGCGGCTGGGGTCTCCAGCCGGGCTGCGGCGCAACCCAAGTCGGAATATTTCGACGAGGTCATCCGCTATGGCGTCATCGCCACGGTGTTCTGGGGTGTGATCGGCTTTCTTGTCGGGCTGGTCATCGCCCTGCAACTGGCCTTCCCTGATCTGAATTTCGGCCCCTGGCTGAATTTCGGGCGGCTGCGGCCATTGCACACCTCGGCCGTGATTTTTGCCTTTGGCGGCAATGCCCTGATCATTACGTCGTTTTATGTGGTGCAGCGCACGTGTCGCAGCCGGTTGTTCGGCGGCACGCTCGGCTGGTTCGTGTTCTGGGGCTATAACTTCTTCATCGTCATGGCTGCCACCGGCTATCTGCTTGGGATCACCCAGGGCCGTGAATATGCGGAACCTGAATGGTATGTCGATCTTTGGCTGACGGTTGTCTGGGTGGGGTATCTCATTGCCTTCCTCGGCACGATCCTGACCCGCAAGGAGCCGCATATCTATGTGGCCAACTGGTTCTACCTGGCCTTCATCGTCACCATCGCCATGCTGCATATCGTCAATAACCTGGCGATTCCGGTCTCCTTCCTCGGCGTCAAGAGCTATTCGGCCTTCTCCGGTGTGCAGGATGCGCTGACGCAGTGGTGGTACGGACATAATGCCGTCGGCTTCTTCCTGACGGCGGGCTTCCTCGGCATGATGTACTATTTCGTGCCCAAGCAGGCCGGTCGCCCGGTCTATTCCTACCGGCTGTCGATCATCCACTTCTGGGCGCTGATCTTCATGTATATCTGGGCCGGTCCGCATCACCTGCATTATACCGCGCTGCCCGATTGGGCGCAGACGCTGGGCATGGTGTTCTCGATCATGCTGTGGATGCCGTCCTGGGGCGGGATGATCAACGGATTGATGACGCTTTCGGGCGCCTGGGACAAGATCCGTACCGATCCGATCATCCGGATGATGGTGATGGCCATTGCCTTCTACGGCATGTCGACCTTCGAAGGCCCGATGATGTCGATCAAGACGGTCAATTCGCTTAGCCACTATACCGAATGGACCATCGGTCACGTTCACTCCGGCGCTCTCGGCTGGGTCGGCATGATCACCTTCGGCGCGATCTACTACCTGACGCCCAAGCTCTGGCACCGTGACCGCCTCTATTCGATGCGGATGGTCAACTGGCACTTCTGGCTCGCCACGCTCGGTATCGTCGTCTATGCCGCCGTGCTCTGGGTGGCCGGTATTCAGCAGGGCCTGATGTGGCGCGAATACGATGCGCAGGGCTTCCTGGTCTATTCCTTCGCGGAAACCGTCAAGGCCATGTTCCCATACTATGTCATGCGCGCCGTTGGCGGCGGGCTCTATCTCGCGGGCAGCCTGGTCATGGCCTGGAATATCGCCATGACCATTCTCGGCCACCAGCGCAACGAGGCGCCTCTTGCAGGTTCGGCCATGGCGCCTGTCCTGCAACCGGCGGAGTAA
- a CDS encoding hemerythrin domain-containing protein: protein MQSSLDKTGFPKTRDARPLALPPCETSLEWLQHAHGEQMALCAELEEIADSLPNNINRQKCIYAAKALTPLIKGVHHYEESILFPWLETSTRSSIGIHETLNRLRFEHCEDECFAEELTDALLKLGGGREVNMEAVGYMLRGFFEGLRRHIAFEREHILCQIGEAQLS from the coding sequence ATGCAGAGCAGTTTGGACAAGACGGGTTTTCCGAAGACCAGAGACGCTCGGCCCCTTGCTTTGCCGCCATGTGAGACCAGTCTGGAATGGCTGCAACATGCCCATGGGGAGCAAATGGCGCTATGCGCCGAGCTGGAAGAGATCGCCGATTCGCTGCCGAACAATATCAACCGGCAGAAATGCATCTACGCGGCCAAGGCGCTGACCCCGCTGATCAAGGGCGTCCACCACTATGAGGAAAGCATCCTGTTTCCCTGGCTCGAAACATCGACACGCAGCAGCATCGGCATCCACGAAACGCTGAACCGATTGCGCTTCGAACATTGCGAAGACGAGTGTTTTGCCGAGGAACTGACGGATGCCTTGCTCAAACTCGGCGGCGGTCGTGAAGTCAATATGGAGGCCGTGGGCTATATGCTGCGTGGCTTCTTTGAAGGGCTGCGACGCCATATCGCCTTCGAGAGAGAACATATCCTCTGCCAGATCGGTGAAGCCCAGCTATCCTGA
- a CDS encoding class II 3-deoxy-7-phosphoheptulonate synthase, giving the protein MAQNWTPTSWRQKPIKQAPAYPDQAALAAAEKKLATYPPLVFAGEARRLKKALANVADGNGFLLQGGDCAESFAEHGADTIRDFFRAFLQMAVVLTFGAQLPVVKVGRIAGQFAKPRSSDFERQGDVELPSYRGDIINGIDFTEASRVPDPHRQLMAYRQSAATLNLLRAFAMGGYANLENVHQWMLGFVKDSPQAERYRKLADRISETMDFMKAVGITAETNASLRETDFFTSHEALLLGYEEALTRVDSTSGDHYATSGHMIWIGDRTRQADHAHIEYCRGIKNPLGLKCGPSLQADDLLNLIDILNPQNEAGRLTLICRFGHDKVADHLPRLIRAVEREGRKVVWSCDPMHGNTITLNHYKTRPFDRVLSEVESFFQIHRAEGSHPGGIHIEMTGNDVTECTGGARAVSAEDLQDRYHTHCDPRLNADQALELAFLLAERMKGGRDEKRLRSVGA; this is encoded by the coding sequence ATGGCGCAGAATTGGACCCCGACAAGTTGGAGGCAGAAGCCGATCAAGCAGGCTCCGGCCTATCCGGATCAGGCCGCATTGGCCGCAGCAGAGAAAAAGCTGGCCACTTATCCGCCGCTGGTCTTTGCTGGTGAAGCGCGCCGGTTGAAAAAGGCGCTTGCCAATGTGGCTGATGGCAACGGCTTCCTGCTTCAGGGCGGCGATTGTGCCGAAAGCTTTGCCGAACACGGCGCCGACACGATCCGCGACTTCTTCCGCGCCTTCCTGCAGATGGCCGTCGTACTGACCTTTGGCGCCCAGCTTCCGGTCGTCAAGGTCGGCCGCATCGCTGGCCAGTTCGCCAAGCCGCGCTCGTCGGATTTCGAGCGTCAGGGCGATGTCGAGTTGCCGAGCTACCGCGGCGATATCATCAATGGCATCGATTTCACCGAAGCGTCTCGTGTTCCCGATCCGCATCGTCAGTTGATGGCCTATCGCCAGTCAGCCGCGACGCTGAACCTGCTGCGCGCTTTCGCCATGGGTGGCTATGCCAATCTCGAAAACGTTCATCAATGGATGCTGGGCTTCGTCAAGGACAGCCCGCAGGCCGAGCGTTACCGCAAGCTGGCCGACCGGATTTCCGAGACCATGGATTTCATGAAGGCAGTCGGCATCACGGCGGAAACCAATGCCAGCCTGCGCGAAACCGATTTCTTCACCAGCCATGAAGCGCTGCTTCTCGGCTATGAAGAGGCGCTGACCCGCGTCGATTCGACATCTGGCGATCATTACGCCACATCAGGCCACATGATCTGGATTGGCGACCGTACCCGTCAGGCCGATCATGCCCATATCGAATATTGCCGCGGCATCAAGAATCCGCTGGGTCTCAAATGCGGACCGTCGCTTCAGGCGGACGATCTTCTCAACCTGATCGACATTCTCAATCCGCAGAATGAAGCAGGTCGTTTGACGCTGATCTGCCGTTTTGGCCACGACAAGGTTGCCGACCATCTGCCGCGCCTGATCCGCGCAGTCGAGCGGGAAGGGCGCAAGGTCGTATGGTCCTGCGATCCGATGCATGGCAACACCATCACGCTCAACCACTACAAGACCCGGCCTTTCGACCGTGTCCTGTCGGAAGTGGAAAGCTTCTTCCAGATCCACCGCGCCGAAGGCTCGCATCCGGGCGGTATCCATATCGAGATGACCGGCAACGACGTCACCGAATGCACCGGCGGCGCACGGGCTGTTTCCGCTGAGGATTTGCAGGATCGCTATCATACGCATTGCGACCCGCGTCTCAATGCGGACCAGGCGCTGGAATTGGCCTTCCTTCTGGCCGAGCGGATGAAGGGCGGGCGCGATGAGAAGCGCCTGAGATCCGTCGGCGCCTGA
- the gor gene encoding glutathione-disulfide reductase, producing MSSFDYDLFVIGGGSGGVRSARLAASMGKRVAIAEEYRFGGTCVIRGCVPKKLFVYASQFHEHFEDAAGFGWTVGESRFDWKKLIAAKDQEIERLEGLYRKGLNSAGAELIESRAELTGPNRVRLLASGREVTAERIIIAVGGSANAHASLPGHELCITSNEAFHLEALPRSIVIAGGGYIAVEFANIFHGLGVDTTLIYRGKEILSRFDQDIRRGLHQAMEAKGIRILCTDVMEEVEKMAAGGLSVRTRNNGVISTETVMLALGRDPYTKGLGLETAGVAVNERGAIIVDQYSRTNVPGIFALGDVTDRVQLTPVAIHEAMCFIETEYKNNPTSPDHDLIATAVFSQPEIGTVGMTEEEAARKFAEIEVYKAEFRPMKATLSGRTEKVIMKLIVNAADRKVVGAHILGHDAGEMAQLLGITLKAGCTKDDFDRTMAVHPTASEELVTMYNPSYRIRNGERV from the coding sequence ATGTCATCATTCGATTATGATCTGTTCGTCATCGGCGGCGGCTCCGGCGGTGTGCGTAGCGCCCGGCTTGCGGCATCCATGGGCAAGCGGGTGGCGATTGCCGAGGAATACCGGTTTGGTGGCACCTGCGTCATCAGGGGCTGCGTGCCGAAAAAGCTGTTCGTTTATGCATCGCAGTTTCACGAGCATTTCGAAGATGCGGCGGGATTTGGCTGGACGGTGGGCGAAAGCCGATTCGACTGGAAAAAGCTGATCGCCGCCAAGGACCAGGAAATCGAACGTCTGGAAGGCCTGTACAGAAAGGGCCTCAACAGCGCCGGTGCGGAACTGATTGAGAGCCGGGCGGAACTGACCGGCCCCAACCGCGTCCGTCTGCTGGCGAGCGGACGCGAAGTGACCGCCGAGCGGATCATCATTGCGGTCGGCGGCTCTGCCAATGCACATGCCTCCTTGCCGGGGCATGAACTGTGCATCACCTCCAATGAAGCCTTCCATCTGGAGGCGCTGCCTCGCTCCATCGTGATTGCCGGTGGCGGTTATATCGCTGTGGAATTCGCCAATATCTTCCATGGTCTCGGTGTCGATACGACGCTGATCTATCGTGGCAAGGAAATCCTGTCGCGCTTCGACCAGGATATCCGCCGTGGCCTACACCAGGCCATGGAAGCCAAGGGTATTCGTATTCTCTGCACGGATGTGATGGAGGAAGTCGAGAAGATGGCCGCAGGCGGTCTTTCCGTCCGTACCCGAAACAATGGGGTGATTTCCACTGAAACGGTCATGCTGGCTTTGGGCCGCGATCCCTATACCAAGGGCCTTGGTCTCGAGACGGCGGGCGTCGCTGTCAATGAGCGCGGCGCCATCATCGTCGATCAATATTCACGCACCAACGTGCCGGGTATTTTTGCACTGGGTGACGTGACGGACCGGGTGCAACTGACGCCGGTGGCAATCCATGAGGCCATGTGTTTCATCGAGACGGAATACAAGAACAATCCGACCTCGCCGGATCACGACCTGATCGCCACGGCGGTCTTTTCGCAGCCGGAAATCGGCACGGTCGGCATGACCGAGGAGGAGGCGGCCCGCAAGTTCGCGGAGATCGAGGTCTACAAGGCTGAGTTCCGCCCGATGAAGGCGACGCTATCGGGCCGCACCGAGAAAGTGATCATGAAACTGATCGTCAATGCGGCTGACCGAAAAGTGGTTGGCGCGCATATTCTTGGCCATGACGCCGGCGAAATGGCGCAATTGCTCGGAATTACCCTCAAGGCCGGCTGCACCAAGGACGATTTTGATCGCACCATGGCCGTGCATCCGACCGCGTCGGAGGAACTGGTCACCATGTATAACCCGAGCTATCGGATCAGGAACGGCGAGCGGGTCTGA
- a CDS encoding DUF2059 domain-containing protein: MSKYQGLGRLNLGHMVAGVVIAASLLAGPAARAQDVTDAQIDTARQAITALGVTNVFDNILPNVAARLKAQLIQAYPNLEDQIDKTVDQQAIALAARRGDLEKEAATVYAKAFTQEELKQIAAFFSSPAGKKLIKDQPVANRELGKSADIWAAGVARDLEKNTNDALVKVAGAQLKAQMPASDPAPAPAAPAPAPKP, from the coding sequence ATGAGCAAATATCAGGGTCTCGGTCGCCTTAATCTCGGTCACATGGTTGCCGGTGTGGTTATCGCAGCTTCGCTTCTGGCTGGTCCGGCCGCTCGCGCGCAGGATGTGACGGATGCGCAGATCGATACCGCCCGTCAGGCTATCACTGCGCTGGGCGTCACCAATGTATTCGACAATATCCTGCCGAATGTTGCCGCTCGGTTGAAGGCACAGCTCATCCAGGCTTATCCTAACCTTGAAGACCAGATCGACAAGACGGTCGACCAGCAGGCTATCGCGCTGGCTGCACGCCGTGGTGATCTCGAAAAGGAAGCGGCAACGGTTTATGCCAAGGCGTTCACCCAGGAAGAGCTGAAGCAGATTGCGGCTTTCTTCTCCAGCCCGGCTGGCAAGAAGCTGATCAAGGACCAGCCGGTCGCCAATCGTGAGCTCGGCAAGTCCGCCGATATCTGGGCCGCCGGTGTGGCGCGTGACCTGGAAAAGAACACCAATGATGCGCTGGTCAAGGTGGCCGGTGCACAGCTGAAGGCGCAGATGCCTGCTTCCGATCCGGCTCCGGCGCCTGCTGCTCCAGCACCTGCCCCCAAGCCTTGA
- the rpiA gene encoding ribose-5-phosphate isomerase RpiA, with protein MDVRQMKIKAAELALSYVENGMRLGIGTGSTAEEFVRLLAEKVADGFKVQGVPTSERTARLCLELGVPLMSLDELPELDLTIDGADELDRHLTLIKGGGGALLREKIVAAASSRVIVIADETKLVETLGAYPLPIEINGFGGIATRISIEKAAAKLGLSGTIGLRMSGDDLFMTDGGHYILDASFGRIPDAVALSQALHAIPGVVEHGLFIGMASLAVVAGSDGARVIEPVA; from the coding sequence ATGGACGTTCGTCAAATGAAGATCAAAGCCGCAGAACTGGCTTTGTCTTATGTCGAAAATGGGATGCGGCTCGGCATCGGTACCGGTTCGACCGCCGAGGAGTTCGTGCGGTTGCTGGCTGAAAAGGTCGCCGACGGTTTCAAGGTTCAAGGCGTGCCAACGTCGGAGCGCACCGCAAGGCTTTGCCTGGAACTGGGCGTGCCGCTGATGTCGCTCGATGAATTGCCGGAACTGGACCTGACCATCGATGGCGCCGATGAGCTTGATCGTCACCTGACCCTGATCAAGGGCGGCGGTGGAGCGCTGCTGCGCGAAAAGATCGTCGCTGCTGCGTCGTCGCGGGTGATCGTCATTGCCGACGAAACAAAGCTGGTGGAGACGCTGGGCGCTTATCCGCTGCCCATCGAGATCAATGGATTTGGTGGCATTGCAACCCGGATCTCCATCGAAAAGGCCGCCGCCAAACTGGGCCTGTCGGGGACGATTGGCCTGCGCATGTCTGGCGACGATCTGTTTATGACGGATGGCGGGCATTATATTCTCGATGCTTCTTTTGGCCGCATTCCTGATGCAGTGGCCCTTTCTCAGGCATTGCATGCTATACCCGGGGTGGTGGAGCACGGTCTGTTCATCGGCATGGCATCGCTGGCCGTGGTGGCTGGCTCTGATGGTGCGCGGGTGATCGAGCCTGTGGCGTGA
- a CDS encoding HAD family hydrolase, protein MSPAINAAPATVVFDLDGTLVDTAEDLVASLNHTIAAADLAPLEADDLNHLVGHGARVMIERAFSLRGRPISEVEFQPLLERFIDHYKDHMPGKSQPYPGLLDALERLDTAGHRLAVCTNKMEGLARPLLEGLNLTARFTAITGGDTFDVRKPDAGHLLGTIAKAGGDPRRAIMVGDSRNDILVARNAGIPSIAVPFGYSDVPVADLGPDVIITHFNELTLELVDRLLNKAN, encoded by the coding sequence GTGTCCCCAGCAATTAACGCCGCCCCCGCCACAGTCGTCTTCGACCTGGATGGAACCCTTGTCGATACGGCAGAGGACCTCGTGGCCAGCCTCAACCATACCATTGCCGCTGCCGATCTCGCGCCGCTGGAGGCCGATGACCTCAACCATCTGGTCGGACACGGTGCGCGGGTGATGATCGAGCGGGCCTTCAGCCTGCGCGGCAGGCCGATTTCCGAGGTTGAATTCCAGCCCCTGCTTGAACGGTTCATCGACCATTACAAGGACCATATGCCCGGCAAAAGCCAGCCCTATCCCGGCCTGCTGGACGCCCTGGAACGGCTCGACACGGCGGGCCACCGGCTGGCGGTCTGCACCAACAAGATGGAGGGCCTCGCCCGGCCACTGCTCGAAGGTTTAAACCTGACGGCGCGGTTCACGGCCATTACCGGCGGCGATACATTCGATGTGCGCAAGCCCGATGCCGGCCATCTGCTCGGCACCATCGCCAAGGCTGGCGGCGACCCGCGCCGGGCTATCATGGTCGGCGATAGCCGCAACGATATTCTGGTGGCGCGCAATGCCGGTATCCCCTCCATTGCCGTGCCTTTCGGCTATTCGGACGTACCGGTCGCCGACCTCGGACCCGATGTGATCATCACGCATTTCAATGAATTGACCTTGGAACTGGTCGACAGGCTTCTCAACAAGGCCAACTGA